The following coding sequences are from one Musa acuminata AAA Group cultivar baxijiao chromosome BXJ2-4, Cavendish_Baxijiao_AAA, whole genome shotgun sequence window:
- the LOC135609971 gene encoding uncharacterized protein LOC135609971, with protein MQHPPSPVASVAVMEFRGSKSPFDCLLLDLDDTLYSSTIGIRQACKKNIEDFLASKCGVSEGRASALRVEHFRSHGSSLAGLLALGYDVHPDEYHSFVHGRLPYELIRPDAGLRELLLSIPQPKILFTNSDRQHARRTLRRLGVEEDCFHRIICFETMNPHLFKDEREAGSSGPLPATRNVEVILKPSAAAMKMAVWLAGFAPHRTLFVDDNERNIAAGKAIGLRTALVGKRERTKEDDYLLDSISELRQVIPEIWGEQEKKGGGEHGAVTTMRRDLDSIRETTPIGA; from the exons ATGCAGCATCCTCCTTCTCCTGTTGCTTCCGTTGCTGTGATGGAGTTCCGTGGTTCCAAATCCCCATTCGATTGTCTTCTATTAG ATCTCGATGACACCTTGTACTCTTCCACAATTGGCATCAGACAAGCTTGCAAGAAGAACATCGAAG ATTTTCTCGCTAGCAAATGCGGTGTATCAGAAGGACGAGCCTCCGCTCTTCGCGTCGAGCACTTTCGGTCCCACGGCAGCTCCCTCGCAGGCCTCCTT GCTCTCGGTTACGACGTACACCCTGACGAGTACCACAG CTTCGTTCATGGGAGATTGCCGTACGAACTGATCCGACCTGATGCGGGGTTGCGGGAGCTTCTTCTCAGCATTCCCCAGCCCAAGATC CTGTTCACCAACTCGGATAGGCAGCACGCGAGGAGGACGCTGCGGAGGTTGGGCGTCGAGGAAGACTGCTTCCACCGCATCATTTGCTTCGAGACGATGAACCCCCACTTGTTTAAGGACGAGAGGGAAGCCGGGTCTTCCGGGCCATTACCGGCCACGAGGAACGTGGAGGTGATCCTTAAGCCCTCTGCGGCGGCGATGAAGATGGCCGTGTGGCTCGCTGGCTTCGCTCCTCATCGCACG CTGTTCGTGGATGacaacgagaggaatattgcagcaGGGAAAGCAATTGGCCTCCGGACCGCTCTG GTCGGGAAGCGTGAGAGGACGAAGGAAGACGATTACTTGTTGGATAGCATCTCCGAGTTGAGGCAAGTGATACCGGAGATTTGGGGCGAGCAGGAGAAGAAGGGAGGTGGCGAGCACGGGGCGGTAACAACAATGAGGCGTGACTTGGATTCCATCAGGGAAACCACCCCGATCGGCGCTTAG
- the LOC135609970 gene encoding cycloartenol-C-24-methyltransferase 1-like — protein sequence MSKSGAMDLATRVGGSIKKEDVQSAVDRYEKYHVCFGGEEETRKANYSDMVNKYYDLATSFYEFGWGQSFHFAPRWKGESLGESIKRHEHFIALQLGLKPGMKVLDVGSGIGGPLREIARFSLTSVTGINNNEYQISRGEELNRLAGLSHSCNFVKADFLKMPFSDNEFDGIYAFDALCHAPDPVACYREICRVLKPGQCFAASEWFMTDHFDPNNQSHQKIKAEIELGNGLPDIKTTRECVDALKLAGFEVVWARDLAVGSPIPWYSPLDVNRFSLSGFRLTAFGRGITRAMVKALEFVRIAPAGSARVSSFLETAAEGLVEGGRKEIFTPIHFFLARKPLSRS from the exons ATGTCGAAATCCGGTGCTATGGATCTCGCTACGAGAGTGGGAGGGTCGATCAAGAAGGAAGACGTGCAGTCCGCTGTGGATCG GTACGAAAAATATCATGTCTGCTTTGGTGGTGAAGAGGAAACAAGAAAAGCAAACTACAGTGATATG GTAAATAAGTACTATGATCTTGCCACAAGCTTCTATGAATTTGGTTGGGGACAGTCATTCCATTTTGCTCCCAG ATGGAAAGGGGAGTCTCTTGGCGAAAGCATTAAGCGCCATGAGCACTTCATTGCCTTACAACTAGGACTGAAACCTGGGATGAAG GTTCTGGATGTGGGTTCCGGAATCGGTGGACCTCTAAGAGAGATTGCTAGGTTTAG CTTAACTTCCGTTACAGGGATCAACAACAATGAATATCAGATTTCCAGAGGAGAA GAGCTCAACCGATTAGCGGGATTAAGTCATTCGTGCAACTTTGTTAAG GCTGACTTCCTGAAAATGCCATTTTCGGATAACGAGTTCGACGGCATCTACGCGTTCGATGCACTTTGCCATGCACCAGATCCA GTAGCCTGCTACAGAGAGATCTGTAGGGTGCTGAAGCCCGGCCAGTGCTTTGCCGCATCTGAATGGTTCATGACCGATCACTTCGATCCAAACAACCAAAGTCACCAGAAAATAAAGGCCGAAATCGAGCTTGGCAATGGACTCCCAGATATAAAGACCACAAGAGAATGTGTTGATGCACTGAAACTTGCAGGATTCGAG GTCGTATGGGCGAGGGATCTTGCGGTGGGTTCTCCTATACCTTGGTACTCGCCATTGGATGTAAACCGGTTCTCCCTCAGTGGCTTCCGCTTGACGGCTTTTGGGAGAGGGATTACTAGAGCCATG GTCAAGGCTCTGGAATTTGTTCGCATTGCGCCGGCAGGAAGCGCGAGAGTCTCATCATTCCTGGAGACGGCCGCCGAGGGGCTTGTGGAAGGTGGAAG GAAGGAGATCTTCACACCAATACACTTCTTTTTGGCCAGAAAGCCTCTCTCACGTTCTTGA